From Falco naumanni isolate bFalNau1 chromosome 4, bFalNau1.pat, whole genome shotgun sequence:
ATCAACACAGTATGTATTTTACAACACTGTGTATCCTGAACACATTTGGTGCAAATACCTTGATCTTACTGGGGTTAATTTAGGGTAGATACTGATTTGAGAGCAAAATATGGCCCACCAGCTTCCATATTTAGGTTAATGCAAAGATTTATTAGTCCTTTAGGTAAACATTGACCTTGGCTTCACCTTGGTCAATATTTACTCCTCAAGTTAATAAATCTTTATATTAACTGCAATTGAAGTCAATCTCTGCTTAAGAGATAAAGACCAAACAGGACCTCATATGAAGACAGCATTCATCAGATAAACTCTGCAGCTTGATTTATCTTCTTGCCCACTTGTCTTAAAAAAATGGTAATCCATAGATGCTGAAAGATGTTCCTCTCAAGgggaaggttttgttttgttttgtgtttgtttgtttttttaacctgtaaTTTTGTGtgcttcatttgcattttcaagtaATGGCACAGCTTCTTGTCTCTTCCACTTAGGAATGGTCAGAGTTTCCAAGATATTATTCTAAAGAATGTTACATCCCTGCACATTCTATTTACCTATATGGGCAAGCCTGGAGACTATTTTACTCAGTGAACAGCTCTCCCATAGAGTTGGTTGCTATTTGGTTTGAACAAGGTGACAGGTCTGACTTTTTGGAATTCATagttattttggaaaaaggTGCTGACTGGGGGTGATGAGAATGGCACTACAAACAAACACCAATAATACACAAATCAACCAACATGAGAACCTCggaaaaacaggaaacattGAACTTATCGGAAGAGAAGAAACATCGAAGACTTAACTCAACTGCTGGGATTGGGAATCTCCATTACTGTAAAAGAAATTGTCTTGAGAAGTGTTTTGATAAGTAGAGGATGAACTCACAGTTAAGAGATTTCCTTGAAATTAGCAGTAAAATAGAAAACCAGACAAGAAGCATCTTCTCTTTCCATGATTTCAAACACTACTGCACTGATTAAAATCTCACCATGCTGTTTTCTCCACATTTAAGttgtgcttttaaaatccaaaccaaacctGTTTTGTCCATGGGTCTCTCTGATTGAGTCCAGACTAGATTGTACCATATTTCACTTTTAAGTGGATTCTAAACAATATGAAGCCTTTCTGCTTGACTGCTGTCCCCAAATTGAGGACTTGTTCAGAGATAATTAGTCAGattacagagaaattaaaaactgaactttctgagaaacagaatCCAAGCAGCATTATTCTTAGAAACTAAACGgcaaagctgtttcattttttcaaacatatttaAGATCTCACTTAAGTAAAAAACACTTCACTCCTGCAGGCATCCCCTTTGAAGTCAATAGGATTAGCCATGGATAAAATTCATCCTAAATTCTGTGTAGAAAGACAGGTACAAAGTCAGTGAATCATTTAAATCCCCCAGATTCTCAGCATTAGGCTTGGAAGCTGGAGAGGTCTCTTGTTAGTCCCTTGGACCGGAGCGTTTCATCATCTGGAAGTCTGGGGGGCAGGATTTGTCCTCATGGAAGATACTTTAAGGCTCTCCACTTAGGTTCCTCTCTTCCAGCCAGCTGCAGTTTCCGCATCCTATTGTTTTTCTCCATGCAGCGCTGATGAGTTTACAATGATGCTGTGATGCCTTTCCGCAGGCAGTGCAGGGAAATGTCATGCTAACTCCATTAATAAATCATCCTATTGGCATAAACTGTTGGAATGGCAAAGCCAGCTCTACTAGCAAGACAATATATACTCATCTtccaaccccccaaaacctgATTTGCATCTCTTTTTCTCCACCTCCCTACCCTCTTCGTCAAAAAGAGCAGCTTAGTAAATGACAGGGCATACAAAAGGATAGGAGCTGTATGAAGCCAATGGTGACTGGTACAATATACCTCTGACTTGCACTGTAAACGATGCAACGATTCATAGGTGTACGTCTCTCTACACTGTCAGACTTACCTCTagttcatgaaaataaaatgtagataGTGTTTCAACACGGCTACAAAATCAGCCAGGGTTTTACAGGGATTTTTTCAAGGAtaagcataaataaataaaggtggttttctttaatttactGGCATGTGGACTGAGGGTTGGGAGTTTAACCGTTTGAAGGCAACGCTGCGAGTAAGTGGAAGTCCTCAGAGagggaaaaccaaacaaattatGGCTGCTACCTCCCACTATTCTGCTTTAATTGGCGGGGGCTGCCTTAGAGAAAGGTACAGAAGCCTTTCCCGGCGGCAAGATCGTTTTGACGTATATAAATACAGGGGAGCATTTACGTATTGACTCGTTTACGTCTCCGCATCACACGTTTGCGCTGAAACCTGCCCCCGCCGCTGGTGTGGAGGTGCACACAGGCGCCTTAACGCCGTCAGCACGGAAGGGGACGCGCGGTCCGGGAGCTCGCAGCCGGCGCTcggagcggggccgccccgctgccAGAACCGCCCCACCGGCACCGGCAGCCGCGGGCGCCGCGCGGAGCCCTCCtggccggccccgccgccccggccctcCCTCCCGGTTGCCATGGGACCCGTGCCACCGCACCACTCCGCGGCGGCCCGCGGCTCCCGGGCACCGGCGGCCGGCCCGGGGGGCAGCTTTCCCCGCGCCTTGCCTGCGCCGCCGGCCTGCGGGGGCGTTCGGGGTGCGCGCTGGTTTTTAAAGCCGCTTCTCTCGCCTCTCTCCGAAACCGAGTGGCCAAAGCTGTCGGGGaagcgcccccgccccgggtcTCTCGCCTTTGTTGTGCTCAGCCCGGCACCGGCGAAGGCGTCACGGAAGGAACCGTAAATGGTCGCTAAAAGGCGGCGGCAGGTGATGCCCCGGCTGTGGCGAGGGGGGCGGCTCGGAGCCCTtcaccccttccctgccccgCTCCAGCCGCTTCCCGCACCGTGTGCCGAGGGAGCCGGGACGCGCAGGGTAGTCAAGGGCGCATGTGTGTAATTAATAAAGTAAATTAaagggttttaaaaattaattctactCATTTAGTCACCAATCTGTTAATGAGGCATGGAAAGCCCCCGGGATCGATAGTCGGGAGTAAAACCGAAGTAGGTGAAGGAGGTGCCTGCTGAATGGTAAAAGGTTTATAGAGGAAGTATCCGTATCTCAGGcgatataaatatatataaaaggatATGTATAAATCTTTTCCTGCGCTGGCGGGGTCTGGATTCCATCAGCGCTACGGAGGCAGCCGCGGTCTTCCTGCTTTATGGGGCTCCAAACTTTCCCCTCCCCAATACCGCGGGGCTTCAACCTTTGCTCCGCCGCATCCTCCCGGCCAAAGGAGCCTCTGGCTCCTACCATAAATATTAATACTCTGCGCTAGTGCGAGGCATAATTATCTTCCCTTAATTGCAAATTCAACCAAAAATTGAGCCTGCTGTCATTCAGGCACCTCTAAATTATTGTAATTAGGGCTTTTTTACATCAAGTCAATCCCTGGGCTGAATTTTAGCCCTTGAATGCAGTAGTGCAACATGTAAACCATATGCTGTGCCGTGCTACCCGGGAAACCCCACCGCCGGGAAaagcccgcccccgccccccgtcCCGACTCCCGGGGACAGGCTGGGCTGCCGGCGGGAGGCGCTgcggggggtgcgggggcaGCTGGCGGGGCTTCGGGGGGGCGCCTGGCGGCCGGGCGGGCacgccgccccgcggggggagAACGGCGCCCGGGAGCGGAGGCGATGCCTGGCCCGGCTCTCCGGTCCATCGCTGCCGCGGACCCGTTCGGCCACTGGCCCCCGCGGCCGCTGGGTAAGCTCTCCGGGAGAAcgggcaccccccgcccccggccgaGCGGGGTCGCGCTCCCGCTGGCCGCCCCTGGTGCGGCAGCAGGGGCCGGGGTCCTCCCGGGGGCCGTTCCGtgccgcccggccccgccgcgccgcccgccgaGGCGGGAGGGAcggggcggccgccgggcaGGGTTTGCCGGGGGCCGCCCAGGGCCTTTGTCCGGCGGCCGAGGGGCGCCCCCTCCGGCTTCGGGCCCCGCGCTGGGGTCTCCGAGCCAGGCCGGAGGAGCTGGGGAGCGCCAGCCCCTCGGCTGGGTGTGGAACCGCGGCCGGGTTCTAGCACCGGTGCTGGGGCCGACTTGTGCAGGTGCTGCCCGAGCTCGGCCTGTGCCCGCTTCTTCCGGGGGAGAGGGAACGAGCCGGTCCCcagcataaccccttggcggggcgggcgccgcgCAGCTGAGGCACAGGTGAGGCCACCGAGGTGTGCAGGGGAAGGT
This genomic window contains:
- the LOC121086056 gene encoding translation initiation factor IF-2-like, translating into MSCGRSSALSYPHLGRERQGLPHEPEARPGGQVSVPRQGLAGRSRPAAPSPAHLGGLTCASAARRPPRQGVMLGTGSFPLPRKKRAQAELGQHLHKSAPAPVLEPGRGSTPSRGAGAPQLLRPGSETPARGPKPEGAPLGRRTKALGGPRQTLPGGRPVPPASAGGAAGPGGTERPPGGPRPLLPHQGRPAGARPRSAGGGGCPFSRRAYPAAAGASGRTGPRQRWTGEPGQASPPLPGAVLPPRGGVPARPPGAPPKPRQLPPHPPQRLPPAAQPVPGSRDGGRGRAFPGGGVSRVARHSIWFTCCTTAFKG